From the Natrarchaeobaculum aegyptiacum genome, one window contains:
- a CDS encoding lipid II:glycine glycyltransferase FemX: MSVEVRVAADEDLERWNGYVERSPQGTCCHELEALKVQAEHANATLHPLIGFKGQEVVGLCPVFEIRKGPITTVFSPPPHLRVPYLGPALLNVDKLKRRKREKRTERFLESCLEWIETELDPRYGHMRTAPSFDDVRAFTWNGYDASPEYTYAVDLTREEDEILDSFSSDARRNVRNTDSDAYDISVGGPHEIRQIYEQVRHRYESQGISFGVPIEFVLELASATANGDVRPYTCHVDGEFVGGILALEYGGRIGRWMGGVRSDADGTPTVDLPTNDLLDWAIVRDGRQRGLEAYDLVGADTQRINRYKAKFNPDLETYYSLEYGSWGMKTAASLYDSVK, translated from the coding sequence ATGAGCGTCGAGGTCCGCGTCGCGGCCGACGAGGATCTCGAGCGCTGGAACGGCTACGTCGAGCGGTCGCCACAGGGGACGTGCTGTCACGAACTCGAGGCCCTGAAGGTGCAGGCCGAGCACGCGAACGCGACGCTCCACCCGCTGATCGGATTCAAGGGACAGGAGGTGGTCGGTCTCTGCCCGGTCTTCGAAATCAGGAAGGGGCCGATCACGACCGTCTTCTCGCCGCCGCCGCACCTTCGGGTGCCCTACCTCGGCCCGGCGCTGCTCAACGTGGACAAACTGAAGCGCAGGAAGCGAGAGAAACGGACCGAACGCTTTCTGGAGAGCTGTCTCGAGTGGATCGAAACCGAACTCGACCCCCGGTACGGGCATATGCGGACGGCCCCGTCGTTCGACGACGTTCGTGCGTTCACCTGGAACGGGTACGACGCCAGCCCGGAGTACACCTACGCGGTCGACCTCACACGTGAGGAAGACGAGATTCTGGACTCGTTCAGCAGCGACGCCCGGCGAAACGTCCGGAACACCGACTCCGACGCCTACGACATCTCGGTCGGTGGCCCCCACGAGATCCGCCAGATCTACGAGCAGGTCAGACACCGCTACGAGTCACAGGGGATCAGCTTTGGCGTCCCCATCGAGTTCGTCCTCGAACTGGCTTCGGCGACTGCAAACGGCGACGTCAGGCCCTACACCTGCCACGTCGACGGCGAGTTCGTCGGGGGCATCCTCGCGCTCGAGTACGGCGGCCGGATCGGCCGGTGGATGGGGGGCGTTCGCTCGGACGCAGACGGCACCCCGACAGTCGACCTGCCGACGAACGACCTCCTCGACTGGGCGATCGTCCGCGATGGCCGCCAGCGCGGCCTCGAGGCCTACGACCTCGTCGGCGCGGATACCCAGCGGATCAACCGCTACAAGGCGAAGTTCAACCCCGACCTCGAGACCTACTACAGCCTCGAGTACGGCTCGTGGGGGATGAAGACGGCGGCGTCGCTGTACGATAGCGTGAAGTGA
- a CDS encoding ABC transporter permease yields the protein MSLGKYVIRRTLYAVPVLFGVTAITFSLLHLVPGDVVDVLVGYESVDPATRADLEAKYGLNQPIWQQYLQWLADALTLEFGESPVTGRDVEATVAQRLPATLALGFAAWAVSLAVGIPVGILAAVRRDRPADEASRLAALAAIATPNFWLGLVLLFVFAVQLGWFRVTPPEAPLFSLEMLRFMVLPTITLSVASAAIVARLLRASMCRELEAEYVRTARAKGLRERTVIGKHVLRNSLAAVVTFAGLQIALLVDGAVVVEQVFSWPGMGQLVVEAIDQRDVPVVQAVVLLIGVSVVVANLLVDVAYAVLDPRVRYDR from the coding sequence ATGTCGCTCGGAAAGTACGTGATCAGACGAACGCTGTACGCGGTCCCGGTACTGTTCGGTGTGACCGCGATCACGTTCTCGCTGCTTCACCTCGTGCCGGGCGACGTCGTCGACGTGCTCGTCGGCTACGAGTCCGTCGACCCGGCCACCAGAGCCGACCTCGAGGCCAAGTACGGACTGAACCAGCCCATCTGGCAGCAGTACCTGCAGTGGCTCGCCGACGCGCTCACGCTCGAGTTCGGCGAGTCGCCGGTCACCGGTCGCGACGTGGAAGCGACCGTCGCCCAGCGCCTCCCGGCGACGCTGGCACTCGGTTTCGCGGCGTGGGCCGTCTCGCTCGCGGTCGGCATCCCGGTCGGCATCCTCGCGGCCGTCAGGCGCGACCGGCCCGCAGACGAGGCGAGCCGACTCGCCGCCCTCGCGGCCATCGCGACGCCAAACTTCTGGCTCGGGCTCGTCCTGCTGTTCGTCTTCGCCGTCCAGCTCGGCTGGTTCCGGGTGACGCCACCGGAGGCTCCCTTGTTTTCTCTCGAGATGCTCCGATTCATGGTCCTGCCGACGATCACCCTCTCGGTCGCCTCGGCTGCAATCGTCGCCAGACTCCTCCGGGCCTCGATGTGTCGAGAACTCGAGGCCGAGTACGTACGAACCGCTCGAGCCAAGGGACTACGGGAGCGAACCGTGATCGGCAAGCACGTCCTTCGCAACTCGCTCGCCGCGGTCGTCACTTTCGCCGGCCTCCAGATCGCGCTGCTCGTCGACGGCGCCGTCGTCGTCGAACAGGTGTTCTCCTGGCCAGGGATGGGCCAGCTCGTCGTCGAGGCGATCGATCAGCGGGACGTCCCGGTCGTTCAGGCCGTCGTCCTGCTGATCGGCGTCTCAGTCGTCGTCGCGAATCTGCTCGTCGACGTCGCCTACGCCGTGCTGGACCCGCGGGTGCGATACGACCGGTGA
- a CDS encoding alkaline phosphatase family protein: MDDTASLRTLLVGIDAACDRVLAGLFEDDEVPTLESIYRDGTGGALESQIPPWTASAWPSLYTGKNPGKHGVFGFLSFDGYDWDVVNATDVREPTLWEILDDHGITSVVVNAPVTHPTRAFDGALIPGYTAPEDPDCHPDGLLEEVRGEVGEYRVYPDDDEPDRGRAHADCVRQRGEAFRYLADRFDPAFGFLQFQGTDSIFHEEPGNEAAVRTIYRELDRQLEATLVEYDPDTVIVASDHGMGPYRGVEFRINDYLRTEGLLETRRGGDGMPSWATVRDDALKRGEDAAAHEPGLGERAMAQAARFGLTSQRIGTALERVGLADAVATIAPASVVSAGATQVDFAESTAYVRSRIECGVRINLEGREPDGVVPPAEYEAIRTRLIDALRSVHAPDGQPVFETVAPREEYFHGPESERAVDVVTVPADFEHFLSASLRDEQFGPPSEPWNHKLEGTIALRGAGVDPAAGVGNAHLFDVAPTVLATLDVPACDRMDGTALPCVDPVGTRSYPRTDSERSVATDDADVEQRLADLGYLE, encoded by the coding sequence ATGGACGACACCGCTTCGCTCCGGACGCTGCTCGTCGGCATCGACGCCGCCTGCGACCGCGTCCTCGCCGGCCTGTTCGAAGACGACGAGGTCCCCACGCTCGAGTCGATCTATCGCGACGGCACGGGTGGGGCCCTCGAGTCACAGATCCCGCCGTGGACCGCGAGCGCGTGGCCCTCGCTGTACACCGGGAAGAACCCCGGCAAGCACGGCGTCTTCGGCTTCCTCAGTTTCGACGGCTACGACTGGGACGTGGTGAACGCGACCGACGTTCGCGAGCCGACGCTCTGGGAGATCCTCGACGACCACGGTATCACGAGCGTGGTCGTCAACGCGCCCGTCACGCACCCGACGCGGGCGTTCGACGGCGCGTTGATCCCGGGCTACACCGCGCCAGAAGATCCCGACTGCCACCCCGATGGATTGCTCGAGGAGGTCAGGGGGGAAGTCGGCGAGTACCGCGTCTATCCCGACGACGACGAACCCGACCGCGGCCGCGCACACGCCGACTGCGTCCGCCAGCGCGGTGAGGCGTTTCGCTACCTCGCCGACCGGTTCGACCCCGCGTTCGGCTTCCTCCAGTTCCAGGGGACCGACTCCATCTTCCACGAAGAGCCCGGAAACGAGGCAGCCGTCCGGACGATCTACCGCGAACTCGACCGGCAACTCGAGGCCACCCTCGTCGAGTACGACCCCGACACCGTAATCGTCGCCAGCGACCACGGGATGGGTCCCTACCGCGGCGTCGAGTTCCGGATCAACGACTACCTGCGAACCGAGGGCCTGCTCGAGACGCGCCGCGGCGGCGACGGGATGCCGTCCTGGGCGACCGTCCGCGACGACGCACTCAAACGGGGGGAGGACGCGGCCGCTCACGAACCCGGCCTCGGCGAGCGCGCGATGGCACAGGCCGCTCGATTCGGACTGACGAGCCAGCGGATCGGGACCGCACTCGAGCGCGTGGGGCTCGCGGACGCGGTAGCCACCATCGCTCCAGCCAGCGTCGTCAGCGCCGGTGCGACGCAGGTCGACTTCGCCGAATCGACGGCCTACGTCCGCTCGCGGATCGAGTGCGGCGTCCGGATCAACCTCGAGGGCCGCGAACCCGACGGCGTCGTCCCACCAGCGGAGTACGAGGCCATCCGCACGCGACTGATCGACGCACTGCGGTCGGTCCACGCGCCCGACGGCCAGCCGGTGTTCGAGACGGTCGCCCCGCGCGAGGAGTACTTCCACGGGCCCGAGAGCGAGCGCGCCGTCGACGTCGTGACGGTTCCCGCCGACTTCGAACACTTCCTCTCGGCGTCCCTGCGCGACGAGCAGTTCGGCCCGCCGAGTGAACCGTGGAACCACAAACTCGAGGGGACTATCGCCCTGCGGGGCGCGGGCGTCGATCCGGCAGCCGGCGTCGGAAACGCCCACCTGTTCGACGTCGCGCCGACGGTGCTCGCGACGCTCGACGTCCCGGCCTGTGACCGCATGGACGGCACCGCACTGCCCTGTGTCGACCCCGTCGGGACGCGATCGTACCCGCGCACAGACAGCGAGCGATCGGTCGCGACCGACGACGCAGACGTCGAACAGCGACTGGCCGATCTGGGCTACCTCGAGTGA
- the hpt gene encoding hypoxanthine/guanine phosphoribosyltransferase has protein sequence MDQLRTSLLEAPIVEKDGYHYFVHPISDGIPKLDPGLLREIVIKIIRKAELEEVDRIVTPAAMGIHISTAVSLMTDIPLSVIRKREYGLEGEVSISQQTGYSENEMYINDVREGERVLVIDDVLSTGGTLASVLEALDEIGAEVVDTVAVIKKVGGENKVDDAGYDVKTLINVDVVDGEVVIVDENGDD, from the coding sequence ATGGATCAGTTACGGACGTCCCTTCTCGAGGCGCCGATCGTCGAGAAAGACGGCTACCATTACTTCGTCCACCCGATCAGCGACGGGATTCCCAAACTCGACCCCGGCTTGCTCCGCGAGATCGTCATCAAGATCATCCGCAAGGCCGAACTCGAAGAGGTCGACCGGATCGTCACACCTGCAGCGATGGGCATCCACATCTCGACTGCCGTCTCGCTGATGACCGACATCCCGCTGTCCGTGATCCGCAAGCGCGAGTACGGCCTCGAGGGCGAGGTCTCGATCTCCCAGCAGACTGGCTACTCCGAGAACGAGATGTACATCAACGACGTGCGCGAAGGCGAGCGCGTCCTCGTCATCGACGACGTGCTCTCGACGGGCGGCACGCTCGCGTCGGTGCTCGAGGCGCTCGACGAAATCGGCGCGGAGGTCGTCGACACGGTCGCGGTCATCAAGAAAGTCGGCGGCGAGAACAAGGTCGACGACGCCGGCTACGACGTGAAGACGCTGATCAACGTCGACGTCGTCGACGGTGAAGTCGTGATCGTCGACGAGAACGGCGACGACTGA
- a CDS encoding oligosaccharide flippase family protein — translation MSVTDRIITGFKATLGARLLTNVVNGLLMVLLARVLLTPDEYGLLFLVIAIVTVTQLGADLGLARSAARYVSERKETDPASVPFIVRTSVNYRLLLLGLVTGALVVFREPLAAILGEPELSTLLVFGALYLVGLSLFSYHQTLFQGFNRVDVSATLEVTNNLTRLAFVVALTALGFGVVGALVGYAIGALAATALGAVLLYRRYRSFEDGGGSRSLRNRILRYSVPLTASQSANVLDRQIDTVLVGFFLNPVAVSHYVLGKQISEFVTALSGSLGFAVSPTFGEQKAADSIDRAARIYETSLQYVFVLYVPAAVGMILVAEPTIDHVFGPEYAGAAPVLQLLGIYVVFQSVTDVTTNGLDYLGRAKHRAIAKGVTSVANVGLNIVLIPIVGVVGAAAATVVTFGVYTLVNVYVMHLELSLDGYRLARAVGAAGAVATVMGAVVFVALPYVTSISTLVAVVGLGVAVWGVLVTVSGLVDPRETIAHLT, via the coding sequence ATGTCTGTCACCGACCGCATCATCACGGGATTCAAGGCCACTCTCGGGGCCAGACTGCTCACCAACGTCGTCAACGGCCTGTTGATGGTCCTGCTCGCGCGGGTGCTGTTGACCCCTGACGAGTACGGCCTGCTCTTTCTCGTGATCGCCATCGTCACCGTCACCCAGCTCGGTGCCGACCTCGGGCTCGCGCGTTCGGCCGCCCGATACGTCTCCGAGCGCAAGGAGACCGACCCGGCGTCGGTGCCGTTCATCGTCAGAACCTCGGTCAACTACCGGCTCCTCCTCCTCGGCCTCGTCACCGGCGCGCTCGTCGTCTTCAGGGAGCCACTCGCCGCGATCCTCGGAGAGCCCGAACTCTCGACGCTGCTCGTCTTCGGGGCACTGTACCTCGTCGGTCTCTCGCTGTTTTCGTACCACCAGACGCTCTTCCAGGGGTTCAACCGGGTGGACGTCAGCGCCACACTCGAGGTGACGAACAACCTCACGCGACTGGCGTTCGTCGTCGCGTTGACGGCGCTGGGCTTCGGCGTCGTGGGTGCGCTGGTGGGCTATGCCATCGGCGCGCTGGCGGCGACGGCGCTTGGGGCCGTCTTGCTGTACCGCCGGTACCGGTCGTTCGAGGACGGCGGTGGGAGCCGATCGCTGCGCAACCGTATCCTGCGCTATAGCGTCCCGCTGACGGCCTCCCAGAGCGCGAACGTGCTGGATCGCCAGATCGACACCGTGCTCGTCGGGTTCTTTCTCAATCCCGTCGCGGTGAGCCACTACGTACTCGGCAAGCAGATCTCGGAGTTCGTCACCGCGCTCTCGGGGTCGCTCGGCTTCGCCGTCTCGCCCACCTTCGGCGAACAGAAGGCCGCAGACTCGATCGACCGCGCCGCGCGCATCTACGAGACCTCCCTGCAGTACGTCTTCGTCCTGTACGTCCCCGCGGCCGTGGGGATGATCCTCGTCGCCGAACCCACGATCGATCACGTCTTCGGGCCCGAGTACGCTGGCGCCGCGCCGGTCTTGCAACTGCTTGGCATCTACGTCGTCTTCCAGTCGGTCACCGACGTGACGACCAACGGCCTCGACTACCTCGGCCGGGCGAAACACCGGGCGATCGCCAAAGGCGTGACTTCCGTCGCCAACGTCGGCCTCAACATTGTTCTCATCCCGATCGTGGGCGTCGTCGGGGCCGCGGCCGCGACGGTCGTCACCTTCGGCGTCTACACCCTCGTCAACGTCTACGTGATGCACCTCGAGCTCTCACTCGACGGCTACAGACTGGCTCGAGCGGTGGGCGCGGCCGGTGCAGTCGCGACGGTGATGGGGGCTGTCGTATTCGTGGCATTGCCGTACGTCACCTCGATCTCGACGCTCGTCGCGGTCGTCGGCCTCGGTGTCGCCGTCTGGGGTGTCCTGGTCACGGTCAGTGGACTGGTCGACCCCCGCGAAACGATCGCCCACCTGACGTGA
- a CDS encoding ABC transporter substrate-binding protein: MDSSEGRATAGSRRAFLGGVGAMAMIGGAGCVTPESGGVTVDSAAAARIRDGLEKAGLEPPVETTIYANEGNDERGRWAQLVQHTLNETGLFEVEFRQLEWGQYEELFLNMADREENALVTLNLSGGWDPDDFVDMLFHSDNHAPNGLNVNHFADDTVDGLLDAGRAIADVDQRRELYQELQERLIAESPVSILRYGEETTVYRRDRVDGWQQAPFPGIEYDPVYAPHADSYVERSDGEELVVDAISSISNPDPVVMHDTTSNMATSLVYEGLLGVDFEGTPRPRLATDWEQLDETTYRFDLREDVTFHNGEEFTADHVQFSFDRYEGTPREADVFDWYDGVDVLGDHELELTLVQPYGPLETTIGLPIVPLATDDDLDLSETPVGTGPYEFAGRTPGEDWRLERFDDHWFDGTDAVPETPPVERIRIRILTSGPARQAALESGELDVSTAIPSGSLDGFESDEEYGVSQTMAGEFDFLIYPTYLEPFDRTDVRRGIDQLLPRERIVEDVYAGRGEPGYVPIPPLLEEYTDPSFEAYIREEYYD; this comes from the coding sequence ATGGATTCCTCGGAGGGGCGGGCAACTGCCGGGAGTCGACGGGCGTTCCTCGGCGGCGTCGGTGCGATGGCGATGATCGGGGGTGCGGGCTGTGTGACGCCCGAATCGGGCGGCGTCACCGTGGATTCGGCCGCTGCAGCGCGTATTCGGGACGGCCTCGAGAAGGCGGGACTCGAGCCACCGGTCGAGACGACCATCTACGCCAACGAGGGAAACGACGAGCGGGGACGGTGGGCCCAGCTCGTCCAGCACACGTTGAACGAGACCGGCCTCTTCGAGGTCGAGTTTCGACAGCTCGAGTGGGGCCAGTACGAGGAACTCTTTCTCAACATGGCCGACCGCGAGGAGAACGCGCTCGTGACGCTCAACTTGAGCGGGGGCTGGGACCCCGACGATTTCGTCGATATGCTCTTTCACTCCGACAATCACGCGCCCAACGGGCTCAACGTGAACCACTTCGCCGACGACACGGTCGACGGCCTCCTCGACGCCGGCCGAGCCATCGCCGACGTCGACCAGCGACGCGAACTCTATCAGGAACTCCAGGAGCGACTGATCGCCGAGTCTCCCGTCTCGATTCTCCGGTACGGCGAGGAGACCACCGTCTATCGACGAGACCGGGTCGATGGCTGGCAGCAAGCGCCGTTTCCCGGCATCGAATACGACCCGGTTTACGCCCCCCACGCCGACAGTTACGTCGAACGTAGCGACGGTGAGGAACTCGTCGTCGACGCGATTTCGAGCATCTCCAATCCGGACCCGGTCGTGATGCACGACACCACCTCGAACATGGCGACGAGTCTCGTCTACGAGGGACTCCTCGGCGTCGACTTCGAGGGAACGCCACGGCCCCGACTCGCCACCGACTGGGAGCAACTCGACGAGACGACCTACCGGTTCGACCTCCGGGAGGACGTCACGTTTCACAACGGCGAGGAGTTCACCGCCGACCACGTCCAGTTCTCGTTCGACCGCTACGAGGGGACCCCCCGCGAGGCGGACGTCTTCGACTGGTACGATGGCGTCGACGTCCTCGGCGATCACGAACTCGAGCTTACGCTCGTACAGCCCTACGGCCCTCTCGAGACCACGATCGGCCTGCCGATCGTCCCACTGGCCACCGACGACGACCTCGACCTCTCCGAGACGCCCGTCGGTACCGGTCCCTACGAGTTCGCTGGCCGAACACCGGGTGAGGACTGGCGGCTCGAGCGGTTCGACGACCACTGGTTCGACGGCACCGACGCGGTCCCGGAGACCCCGCCGGTCGAGCGAATCCGGATCCGGATCCTCACGTCCGGACCGGCCAGACAGGCCGCCCTCGAGAGCGGCGAACTCGACGTTTCCACTGCGATTCCATCCGGAAGCCTCGACGGGTTCGAGAGCGACGAGGAGTACGGCGTGTCCCAGACGATGGCGGGCGAGTTCGACTTCCTCATCTACCCGACGTACCTCGAACCGTTCGACCGGACCGACGTTCGCCGGGGAATCGACCAGTTGCTCCCGCGCGAACGCATCGTCGAGGACGTCTACGCCGGCCGTGGCGAGCCCGGTTACGTGCCGATCCCGCCACTGCTCGAGGAGTACACCGACCCCTCGTTCGAAGCCTATATCCGCGAGGAGTACTACGACTGA
- a CDS encoding DUF1616 domain-containing protein encodes MGSTVARETLCKRDASTASSRLRLEKEWRSRTIDRVGAAFGGRYRRYSTRNNDRIGRIQDTQNVMRDFLRRTVRPSAHGQTAEHEQAPRVPIDLLSATGFVLAALTLIVIVDVGSIARFAIGLPLVLLAPGYALVAILFPRSTPLEDDTRRLLGQTRAIGDWERLALSFGLSVGLLPLIGLTMAALSIPFTGPAVVGSVGVTSVGGLLVATIRRVRVPPTARYHVRLGAKIGAVRRAIFAGSPLYTAINLLLVCSLLVALSSVGFALAAPPSGESYTTLQLLTEDDDGDLVADDYPTDIEPGDPVSLTLAVENQEGEDTDYTVVVQEQWIDGSGGDATVIDRTDHDSADLHVADGETVTVDADVTPEAESGTVRMAVLLFDGDAPDTPTIDDAYRYGYVWVDIEETFDD; translated from the coding sequence ATGGGTTCGACCGTCGCCCGCGAAACGCTTTGTAAGCGGGACGCTTCCACCGCGAGCAGTCGCCTGCGACTCGAGAAGGAGTGGCGTTCCCGGACGATCGATCGCGTCGGCGCAGCGTTCGGCGGTCGATACCGTCGGTATTCGACGCGTAACAATGACCGGATCGGTCGCATTCAGGATACCCAGAACGTCATGAGAGATTTCCTCCGCAGAACGGTTCGGCCCTCCGCACACGGTCAGACGGCAGAGCACGAGCAGGCGCCACGCGTGCCGATCGACCTCCTGAGCGCGACGGGATTCGTCCTCGCCGCACTCACGCTGATCGTCATCGTCGACGTCGGTTCCATCGCCCGGTTCGCAATCGGCCTCCCGCTGGTGCTGCTGGCCCCCGGCTACGCGCTGGTGGCGATCCTCTTTCCCAGATCGACGCCGCTCGAGGACGACACCCGACGACTTCTGGGACAGACGCGGGCGATCGGCGACTGGGAACGGCTCGCGCTATCGTTCGGGCTCAGCGTCGGTCTATTGCCGTTGATCGGCCTGACGATGGCGGCGCTCTCGATTCCGTTTACCGGCCCCGCGGTGGTCGGGAGCGTCGGCGTGACGAGCGTCGGCGGCCTCCTCGTCGCGACGATCAGGCGGGTTCGCGTCCCGCCGACGGCCCGGTACCACGTCCGACTCGGCGCCAAGATTGGGGCCGTTCGTCGGGCGATCTTCGCGGGCTCACCGCTTTACACCGCGATCAACCTCCTGCTCGTCTGTAGCCTGCTCGTCGCGCTCTCGAGCGTCGGTTTCGCACTCGCTGCCCCGCCGTCCGGTGAATCGTACACCACGTTACAGCTGTTGACCGAAGACGACGACGGCGACCTCGTCGCCGACGACTACCCGACGGACATAGAGCCCGGCGACCCCGTCTCGCTCACGCTCGCGGTCGAGAATCAGGAGGGTGAGGACACCGATTACACGGTGGTCGTTCAAGAACAGTGGATCGACGGCAGCGGCGGCGACGCCACGGTGATCGATCGGACCGATCACGACTCGGCCGACCTCCACGTCGCGGACGGCGAGACCGTCACCGTCGACGCCGACGTGACTCCGGAGGCCGAGAGCGGAACCGTCCGCATGGCAGTCCTCCTGTTCGACGGTGACGCCCCCGACACGCCGACGATCGACGACGCCTATCGCTACGGCTACGTCTGGGTCGACATCGAGGAGACGTTCGACGACTGA
- a CDS encoding glycosyltransferase family 4 protein yields the protein MTAGSDSLTIGLYYPKSYWTDASGKAIFVRELAPALADRANCVVYSALDRDAPPDESGVDVFELPLERGVLPPDLERFVPLFGTDDVLSMRALAGGLPNGLREHVEQSVDVLVTQYYLDDVLLSRLLDVPVVYLYQGHLGAGIGSRTRERLTETDHHLAISQATAEAVADDLGRRVDRIFSPGVDVDRFHPDATPAFEREEPVITYVGRLAESKGVFELVDAFAGLESDAHLCLIGDGEGEQGRAVAVELDRRIRDAGLAEDVTHLGQVPNAELHRYYAASDVVCYPTHFDGFGLVNVEAMACGTPVVSTRGSGVEEYAVDGENCLLVDPGDAEGLQRALDRVLSSSDLRDRLSDAGRSTAEEYSWDRQAASLLEYCRDVVSASASVNGAVNTR from the coding sequence ATGACCGCTGGCAGCGACTCGCTCACGATCGGCCTCTACTATCCGAAGAGCTACTGGACGGACGCAAGCGGCAAGGCGATCTTCGTCCGCGAACTGGCGCCAGCACTCGCTGACCGCGCCAACTGCGTCGTCTACTCGGCCCTCGACCGCGACGCGCCGCCCGACGAATCCGGCGTCGACGTCTTCGAACTCCCGCTCGAGCGCGGCGTCCTCCCGCCTGACCTCGAGCGGTTCGTCCCTCTCTTCGGGACCGACGACGTGCTCTCCATGCGCGCGCTCGCAGGTGGGCTTCCCAACGGGCTGCGCGAGCACGTCGAGCAGTCGGTCGACGTGCTGGTCACCCAGTACTATCTGGACGACGTTCTGCTCTCGCGGCTACTCGACGTGCCGGTCGTCTACCTGTATCAGGGCCACCTCGGGGCCGGGATCGGGAGTCGCACGCGCGAACGACTCACTGAGACTGATCACCACCTCGCGATCTCACAGGCGACGGCAGAGGCGGTCGCCGACGACCTGGGCCGTCGCGTCGATCGCATCTTCTCCCCCGGTGTGGACGTCGATCGGTTCCATCCCGACGCGACGCCAGCGTTCGAGCGCGAGGAGCCCGTGATCACCTACGTCGGCCGCCTCGCCGAGTCGAAGGGCGTCTTCGAACTCGTGGACGCGTTCGCCGGTCTCGAGTCCGACGCGCACCTCTGTCTGATCGGCGACGGCGAGGGCGAGCAGGGCCGGGCCGTCGCCGTGGAACTCGATCGCCGCATCCGGGACGCGGGACTCGCCGAGGACGTGACCCACCTCGGCCAGGTGCCAAACGCGGAGCTCCATCGGTACTACGCCGCGAGCGACGTCGTCTGCTATCCGACCCATTTCGACGGCTTCGGCCTCGTGAACGTCGAGGCGATGGCCTGTGGGACGCCGGTCGTCTCCACGCGCGGGAGCGGTGTCGAGGAGTACGCCGTCGACGGCGAGAACTGCCTGCTGGTCGACCCCGGCGACGCGGAGGGACTCCAGCGCGCTCTCGATCGGGTGCTCTCTTCCTCCGACCTCCGTGACCGGCTGAGTGACGCCGGTCGATCGACCGCAGAGGAGTACTCGTGGGATCGACAGGCTGCGTCCCTGCTCGAGTACTGCCGTGACGTCGTCTCCGCCAGCGCCAGCGTCAACGGCGCAGTGAACACCCGTTGA
- a CDS encoding NAD-dependent deacylase: MTGDDVVRAADLVAESDHLVAFTGAGVSTESGIPDFRSPGGVWDRFDPEDFTIQALTRDPVSYWETRVEMRRERDFDWDEVEPNPAHEAIARLEREGPLSAVITQNVDGLHQEAGNADESVLQLHGTHERAKCLDCGDRFPLETLEAQLEAESLPPECDDCGGLLKYATVSFGERLPQDVLERARREAAACDCFVVVGSSVTVEPAASMPRIAARNGASLVVVNLDETPVDGLADAVVRGKAGETLPSIVERAIA; the protein is encoded by the coding sequence ATGACCGGGGACGACGTAGTGCGCGCAGCGGATCTGGTGGCCGAGAGCGACCACCTCGTGGCCTTCACGGGCGCTGGCGTCAGCACCGAGTCCGGCATTCCAGACTTCCGGAGTCCGGGCGGCGTCTGGGACCGGTTCGATCCCGAGGACTTCACCATTCAGGCGCTAACCCGTGATCCGGTTTCCTACTGGGAGACGCGCGTCGAGATGCGCCGCGAACGAGACTTCGACTGGGACGAGGTCGAACCCAACCCCGCCCACGAGGCCATCGCCCGCCTCGAGCGCGAGGGCCCGCTCTCGGCCGTGATCACCCAGAACGTCGACGGCCTCCACCAGGAAGCCGGCAACGCCGACGAGTCGGTGCTCCAGCTTCACGGCACGCACGAGCGCGCAAAGTGTCTCGACTGTGGCGATCGATTCCCACTCGAGACCCTCGAGGCACAGCTCGAGGCCGAATCACTCCCCCCCGAGTGTGACGACTGTGGCGGCCTGCTGAAGTACGCGACCGTCTCGTTCGGTGAGAGGCTCCCACAGGACGTCCTCGAGCGGGCGCGGCGCGAGGCGGCCGCGTGTGACTGTTTCGTCGTCGTCGGCTCGTCGGTGACAGTCGAGCCCGCGGCGTCGATGCCCCGGATTGCCGCACGAAACGGCGCGTCACTGGTCGTCGTCAACCTCGACGAAACGCCGGTCGACGGCCTCGCCGACGCGGTCGTCCGGGGGAAAGCCGGCGAGACGCTGCCGTCGATCGTCGAGCGAGCGATCGCCTGA